From Triplophysa dalaica isolate WHDGS20190420 chromosome 24, ASM1584641v1, whole genome shotgun sequence:
cacctctgaagacatagttatgtagattatattgcatttatgtcaatagaatACTAAAAATGACATACTGTACACTAAGGCTTAAACCTGCAGCCACATGGTTTATAGTCCAGATCTTTTACCTCAAACCTACATCACACTTTAAGTATACAAATGTAATTCTATAAGTGATTTAAACGATAAGCAGAAGCTGATGACATGTGTCAGGACTCAAGAATCATGAGAGCATCATCTGTCTGCTTCTGCTTCCACTCGGTCACCTCTTCTGAACCTCATAACATCTGGTTTAAAGACAGACATTTGATTAAAATTCCTCCTTTGTTACTAAGGTGTGATGTCAGCGCAGAAACAGTCTCGCATACATACTGAAGGTCTGGGACTCATCGtcgctttctttggccaaggcccgcccatatgactgacaggtaaagcaaccaatcacttTTCGTTTTGTGCCGCGACATGATAGgaggcgtggaaatgtccccgcagtCACAGACCGGTGTACAATCACGAACGTGTCAAACTTTAACAGCAACAAACTGATTATAAGTTTATCCCGTGAACCTCGCATACTTTCAAGAATGAAGCGTTtagtcgatcgtgatgaattcttatagcaaccgttgtaaacacgacagcttcCCTGATAGCACACGTTCATCTTtgatctgcaagacatctggcAGATGCTGTTTGCTCATGctgagatgtctgctgtcagatgtcatatagacctctagaagacgtctgtaaaatgtgtatgatttagaatggatgtacaacagctctttctaagatgtttagcagatgtttttacacatcagATGTTTcccagatctccagatctttagcagacatcttacagatgtaTCTGGATTACTTCGATTGTACGGCTTCGTGTTGTTTCCATGCAGACTGTTAAAGAACGAGACAAGTATGTCTCCAGGAAACCCtctgaaattcaaccaatcagatgacgacttggAACGTGCTGAAgagtttccagaaaagtgttccttatgcatcagacgtttagcCAACGGTCCGTGGGCAtgacgtctgaggctgagactatcACTGAAATGCCGAACAAAGATGGAGAAACAACAGTGAGAGCAGCACGTCATTTAAAGTTTGCAGGTGATTCTTCTATCCATGAaagagacaaaaacacacaccttTGAGGGACCTTGTTTGAGAGCTTGGGATCCCTATCCAACTGAgaaagatctctctctctctctctctctctctctcgctcgctcgctcgcttcACTTGTTAGAAGGGTTCTAAGGCATGTGTCATTTGGCAAATGTTCCAGCGCAATGAAAGGAAGGGTAAATATTTTCAGGGCAAATTTTGCCATCTGGTAGGCAGCTGGGACTTTTGGGTGGTGtaagagggagaaagagaaagCGATGACACACTTTGCAAAAACTTTCCATGCACACAATATACTTTGGCATCACTGTGCTTTTACAATAGTTCAGCATGAACACCAGGGGTCGCTAGACCTTTTctgaaacatcacacacacgctgCACCTACAAAAAGTCTAGACATTAAAGATATAAAAGAAATTATAGATGTTTTATGAGCATGGAGTTCATTTAAAGTCTCAGTCAGTGGATTAAAATGCCTTCCATGCTGACTGTGCATTATTGCTAATATTTTTATGCAGAATATCAAAGACATCTGGACAGACAATCTGTTTGTCTTTTTAACGTTTTTAACCTCTAACATTTTGCAGTGATGTTGTCCAAAACGCTTTCATGAATTAACCATCAGAATTACTCATACAGTTAATAAATTGCCAAATGTCTAGAGGCTCACGGGGTCACAACAACTTATAAAAGTTGGCTGTGTATTAAAAACGATATGAATGTTTGGTcattgtaattttgtattttatttattttaatgtcggATCACACTGATTTGGTAACATATTGCAGACGAATGAATTCAAAACAGATACCTGATATTATACAAATTTCCTCCTTTAATGGACATTAAACACAGACTCTCTCGCTCTCAGTGTGAACCAATAGACTCAAGCTGGTGTCAAACACCTGTCAGGAACACGGGTAAAGAGAGATGCACACATCACACAGAGACATTGACAAAGAGGTTTTGACCCACTTCTGCTCACTGAAACGTCACCTTACTCACAGAAAGACAGCAGGCATAGATAAGACGTGGAATATTTACAAATCTGCTTCCTTAATCCATTAGGAGAcagtaaatatttgtttgcTCTGTGAGTTACCACATATCAGTAAATCTACAATAATTTGCTTTACATTTTAACCTATATTTTATCTCACTATTATGAACATATCTCTTTTGCATCATTGATGGTTCAGATGAAACTCTATTAGTATGTTTCaatatttctgtattatttgtatattattaacTATTATAGCCCATAAGAGTTCAATAATATATTGGACACCCATGCATGTTCTCCGGTCTCGCCCAGAGAAGAACAACTTAGCATGGTATCACAATTCTGACCCAAATTACTGGGACCAACAGCAAAGCAATTTTTATAATCCATAGATCCTCTTGGCCAGTGTGACTCTAGGGACACTCACAGCTCTTCTATTGATCTGCCCCACTGAATggcaaaataacaataataaaaccacataaaatgtatatcGCGTGAAACTTTGATATCAGCAGGCTGTCATTGCCAGAGTTCAGATGAATATCACTGATATATTAACTGTAACTGAGGAATAatctttaaatgatttatggGTCATACAACAAGATTTTTCCAACTGGCTCACTACTGACCCCTAAAGGTCGTCACATGCATGTTCACGTCCAGATATAATTTCTTCcaaaattataaacaacaacatGCCATGGTTCCATTCAGCTAAGGGTTACCTCATTAACTTCACGAAATGATGTTCACATTTCTCAGATCCTGAGGCCTGAGCAGTATCAGCAAAAATACTGTTTCTTTTATGTGCACGTGAAATGGATCTATCAGAGCACCTGGATTAATTATAGCCTTTAGCACACTTTCCTGTAACTCTTTCTGATATAatggaaaatgtataaaacaacaaTGGCATGTGTGTGCTGTGCTGTGTGGGCGAAGTCAAATGTAATTTACACCTTCACTCAATTCTTGAGTACAGGCAAACATTTGGAATGGCTGTGGGCGATTCACTTCTATTCAGAGCTACTGTCACAGTTGAAATGATATTTCTTAGTCTATTCAGCAATGTGTGAAAAGAAACCTTTTGATTTGATCTCTCATTAGAATAAAATAGTTTGGATTTATTATGACCATGCAGAAGAGGGCCAGCAGATGGCAGTGCaacaaatttatattttctaCATGCACTTCTTGATTATAGGCCTGTTGAAAGATACTTGGCATAAATAGTGTCATAAACTGTAATTAATAAACTTGAGTGTTTTTCATGTTGGCTTCGCCCACACTTCCATTGTTAACCTCTTTTTCGTCGTATTTTTTCCTGCACACGTTTTGTTATCTTCATTAATgtacaaatataaatgcaaaataactttattaaaaaagcaattCTGTAATGACGGGACACAAGCCATGAGCGCGATCCATTTGCACCCAGTGTCCAGCAGATGGTAGCACAATTCCTCAAAACTCTCCTTTACATCTGTTTATGCTGCAAAACTATTGCGTTTTAAACAAGGTTTCTTTATTGATGTCCTTTCGTTGAAGCTCAGAGAATTATGATTGCGGTGCTGGGAGCGAAATTCCTTATTTGAGAATGAAAGGAGCGCATGACGGAGCCGTCCGCTTCCTGTCGCGGCGTGATGACGTCACCCGGCTCTCTGCATTGTTTTGACTCGgacatttttttctctattaAATTTCCCCGCAAAACGCGTGGAAACACAAATACACCCGCGGGTTTACATCAGACTGCACTTTCAGATCACAAGTCAGGTGAGAAGGTTAATGTGTGTCGGGTTTTACGTTATTCTAATGCATCTGACGGGTTGTGAGAAAATATAGGCAGTGACAGCCTTTACAAAACCTGCTGTGGATTTAACCGTGGTATCAGATGATAATACCTCGatactttattatatattatgttttatgatTAATATAATCATTTACTGTGGGATTAATTAGCTATGTTGATGTCCAAGATGCAATTGTTTCACCGTTTTGCCATTATATTCAAGATAAAATTATGACAATAGCAAGGAGAttacaaacatatatatttatacatttgtaaatattgtattgtttttttgtcattgtatccAGTGGGCACTTTTATAATATAACACAATGATgtaattatatgaaatataatagGATCACACTCATTAGATCTCTTATGTACTTTTGTAACGTTACagcattgtattttattgtgtaaaactgaacTATTTTTGAATGCTGAGTATCAAAGTTAAATGGGAATTTTTGCCTTACACACGGCTGTATGTGTCACTtaaggtcagaggtcatggaGGAGCAGAGCGGGTCACCAGGGGTCAACACGGACCACAGCAGTCAGCGGAATGGAGATGAGGTAAGCGGATCACATGATCAGTAACCAAGAAGGTCGCTGCGCAGGTTCTTCAGTGTTAATGAGGATTGAACTGATGTTTTGGTCAGAAACCTCGCAGGAGCAACTGGACCAAAGGCAGGAGAAGGAAGAAGCCGCTGAAAGACAGCAACGCCCCAAAAGCTCCACTAACAGGGTACGTCCGGTTCATGAACGAACGCCGCGAGCAGCTGAGGGCGGATAGACCGGATATGCCGTTCCCAGAGATCACCAGGATGCTGGGGAACGAGTGGAGCAAACTGCCCCCGGAGGAGAAACAGGTCAGGACACACGCGTGGTCTCTGAAAAACCAATTAATTTACAAACAGTGCCATGGATGAACTTGTCTCTGGTTATCTCTCAGCGGTACCTGGATGAAGCAGATAGAGATAAGGAACGTTACATGAGAGAGCTGGAGCAGTATCAGAAGACTGAGGCCTATAAACACTTCACCAGGAAAgtgcaagaaaaacaaaaaggaaagagACACAGGGGAGGTACGAGCCACACTTTTCACACTGTCTTGGCCTTGTGTGGCTTAGAACTTGTTCTTTgtcatattaaaacaatatcatGTCTTTCTATTTCTTTATCAGATGCTGGAAGACAGGCTCCTGGTGAATCCCATCATGAGGTGAAACATAAATAATGATCGTTTTTGCatcatttttacattcatttcgAGTATAGGTCCGTGACCATGAAGTGAAATAGTTAATGTAGTATCAAAGAATGATAAAATTATCATAATTGCTTAATGTTCAAACAGTGCAAGGAACGCTTAGATCATGACATCCGATGCTTTCATTTTCCTGAAACCCCATTTTCCTGATCCTGTGCCGACCTATCTGTGACAGATCTCTGACAGTTTGAGCCTCGGCCTTTTCTCAATATAAATGATGTCTGAGCACTCaacctcttctctctctctgtctctcagaaGGATCTAGAGATAAAGGATCGCTCCGTGTTTGATATTCCCATTTTCACCGAAGAGTTTCTGAACCACAGTAAAGGTGAGAGCGGCGTGCCGTCAAGTGTGTGTGCGTATCTGTAATAGCGGCACACATCTTATcatgcctgtgtgtgttttagcgCGAGAGGCTGAATTGCGACAGCTCAGAAAGACAAACATGGAATATGAGGAGCGTAACGCGGCGCTGCAGAAGCACGTGGAGAGCATGCGCTCGGCCGTGGACCGTCTGGAAGGAGACGTGCTGCAGGAACGCACGAGAAACAGCCTCCTGCACCAGCACCTGGAAACGCTGCGCTCGGCCCTCACGCACAGCTTCTCTACCGTACCTCTACCTGGTACGACAAAATGACGCACTATAAGATATTGTGTAGATTATGGTTACAACGTGCTTTGCAAATCTATTTGATTGATTATTTCAAAATGGACTCTTGCAGGCAGTGGAGAGACGCCCACATTGGAATCCGTCGACTCCTACATGAAGAGGCTTCACAACATCATTCTCTCCAACCCACAGGAGCACCAGCACCTGATTAACACCGTCAGGGATGTAGTCAATCGCCTGGACAGGTAAACACACTCCATCATGTCGTCAGATTTTTGGTGCTTTGGCAAAATCCATTTTATAAAACTACTTTCTCCGCCTGCAGGTAATTGGGAAGCCCCGCCCCTCACTCTGTAGCCCCTCCTCCATCCCTGCGACAGCCACATATGTCCTGCAATTATTCAGCTGTttcctatttatttttttacaatgccGCTTTTATCTGCTTTTATTTAGCATTTGACCACGCATTTTTTGCCACGTTTAGAGAgctgacaaacaaatgaaccGTGCGTGTTGATTTGTAGGTTCATCTGCATGCACACATACGTGCCTgtgtattattttgattttaagcTGAATTTTATACTTGTCGTTTTTTCATGTCGTGTAAGGACGTTGAGATGTCGTATCTTTGTGAAGTACGAACGCTTCGACTGTAGCTGGTGTATTTGTGATTGTAATTTTGAAGCCAATTTCCTATATATTCTTCACAGCTTAATAAAGCTCATTTACAGCAGATGTATGAAGACGTTGAtgagttctctctctctcctacagCTCATTTGCTAGATAGTGTCTATTCATTTACTAGATGTAGTTCCCTTTGGGATGGACTCTTAACTACTGAACTGCGCAGATCTGGCAAGCCAGTACTGAACAGCTGTACTCCAACTGGGTCACGGCTGGTGTGAATTGATTAAAAGGGTGCCAAGGGgtttgaatattaacaaaactgAATCTGTCTGGTGTGATACAAAGATCATatggtttttgtgttttaaagtagGTCCCATACGGGAGAATGTATACACTGTTAGtatacaatatttgcttttccTCAAAAAATGTAAGAACATTTCAATGTTGAGTTTGGACAGGAAGTTGATTTTCTAAAGAGAgactttaaaacaatatgtaTAGGGAAATAATGATACCAATACActtaaaaattaagtaaatcttTCTTGAAGCTTTCAGTCACAAAACGCACTTTTTGTAAGAATGACCCAGATGAGAAGAGAGGCTGCCTACATCTGCACAGGACTCCCGGACACGTGTTATTTCCTTTCCGTTGTCATGTCCATTTCCTGTCAGACTGCCGGACTTCCTGTCATCTGTCAGGAATGTAGATGGTTTCCATGGCACAGAGGTCAGATGACGTCACTTCCTTTTAGACTGTGTGTCGTTCAGTGAGTGTTAAAAAGAAAGTACTTGAATGTAGTGAGTAATAAGTTAATGagtaatgaaaatgaaagaattaaGATTTGAATTCTGTcacgtcatcatttattcagcattatGTTGTTGCAAATGGAACACATAGTATTGTACAAGctacagtgttgggtaagttactctgaaaagtaattaattactagttactaattaccaTTTAATGAAATttgattactgtacaaattacctTCTCGAagaagtatttagttactttttactaattactttctatgtCCTGTTTCAACCATGAAACGgcttttttaattaattcaaataaaaaatatttaactacATAAAGAACTATTATTTACTACTATTAAAGCactgattttaaagttaaaagtgaattttgatgtcaattccactattacatacacatacactcacatagaggattattaggaacaccatactaatactgtgtttgaccccctttcgccttcagaactgccttaattttacgtggcattgattcaacaaggtgctgaaagcattctttagaaatgttggcccatattgataggatagcatcttgcagttgatggagatttgtgggatgcacaaagctaccgttccaccacatcccaaagatgctctattgggttgagatctggtgactgtgggggccattttagtacagtgaactcattgtcatgttcaagaaaccaatttgaaatgattcgagctttgtgacatggtgcattatcctgctggaagtagccatcagaggatgggtacatggtggacataaagggatggacatggtcagaaacaatactcaggtaggccgtggcatttaaacaatgcccaattggcactaaagtgtggggcctaaagtgtgccaagaaaacatcccccacagcattacaccaccaccacaattgcattaatgagaaattgaacaggtgttcctaa
This genomic window contains:
- the hmg20a gene encoding high mobility group protein 20A isoform X3; its protein translation is MEEQSGSPGVNTDHSSQRNGDEKPRRSNWTKGRRRKKPLKDSNAPKAPLTGYVRFMNERREQLRADRPDMPFPEITRMLGNEWSKLPPEEKQRYLDEADRDKERYMRELEQYQKTEAYKHFTRKVQEKQKGKRHRGDAGRQAPGESHHEDLEIKDRSVFDIPIFTEEFLNHSKAREAELRQLRKTNMEYEERNAALQKHVESMRSAVDRLEGDVLQERTRNSLLHQHLETLRSALTHSFSTVPLPGSGETPTLESVDSYMKRLHNIILSNPQEHQHLINTVRDVVNRLDR
- the hmg20a gene encoding high mobility group protein 20A isoform X2; its protein translation is MEEQSGSPGVNTDHSSQRNGDEKPRRSNWTKGRRRKKPLKDSNAPKAPLTGYVRFMNERREQLRADRPDMPFPEITRMLGNEWSKLPPEEKQRYLDEADRDKERYMRELEQYQKTEAYKHFTRKVQEKQKGKRHRGDAGRQAPGESHHEKDLEIKDRSVFDIPIFTEEFLNHSKAREAELRQLRKTNMEYEERNAALQKHVESMRSAVDRLEGDVLQERTRNSLLHQHLETLRSALTHSFSTVPLPGSGETPTLESVDSYMKRLHNIILSNPQEHQHLINTVRDVVNRLDR
- the hmg20a gene encoding high mobility group protein 20A isoform X1 → MEEQSGSPGVNTDHSSQRNGDEKPRRSNWTKGRRRKKPLKDSNAPKAPLTGYVRFMNERREQLRADRPDMPFPEITRMLGNEWSKLPPEEKQRYLDEADRDKERYMRELEQYQKTEAYKHFTRKVQEKQKGKRHRGGTSHTFHTVLALCGLELVLCHIKTISCLSISLSDAGRQAPGESHHEKDLEIKDRSVFDIPIFTEEFLNHSKAREAELRQLRKTNMEYEERNAALQKHVESMRSAVDRLEGDVLQERTRNSLLHQHLETLRSALTHSFSTVPLPGSGETPTLESVDSYMKRLHNIILSNPQEHQHLINTVRDVVNRLDR